A window from Rhizosphaericola mali encodes these proteins:
- a CDS encoding nitroreductase family protein, producing the protein MTLKEILNFRRSVRLFDKRKSLDIEKVKNCLELATLAPNSSNMQLWEFYHITNKEIIQKLVPACFDQSSVKTADQVVVFVTRQDLHRKRSKMIFAFEKKNIERNSPKAKHEKRIKDANGYYNLLMPFLYSRGFRLIGLLRKMIVYLLAPFRSVVYQVTESEMNAVVQKSCALASQTFMIAMSEQGYDTCPLEGFDSRKVKNILKLPCKVRINMVIPCGIRMGNEGIRGERYRVPFEEIYHQL; encoded by the coding sequence ATGACATTAAAAGAAATTTTAAATTTTCGTCGTTCAGTTAGACTTTTTGATAAAAGAAAATCTTTGGACATTGAAAAGGTCAAGAATTGTTTGGAGCTAGCCACCTTAGCACCCAATAGTTCGAATATGCAACTATGGGAATTTTATCATATTACCAACAAAGAAATAATACAAAAATTAGTACCCGCATGTTTTGATCAATCTTCCGTAAAAACAGCAGATCAAGTCGTAGTATTTGTGACAAGACAGGATTTACATCGCAAACGTTCAAAAATGATTTTTGCATTTGAAAAGAAAAATATTGAGCGTAATAGTCCAAAAGCAAAACATGAAAAACGTATAAAAGATGCCAATGGATACTATAATTTGCTCATGCCATTTTTATATAGTAGAGGATTTCGGCTGATCGGATTATTACGTAAAATGATTGTCTATTTACTTGCGCCTTTCAGAAGTGTCGTTTATCAAGTAACCGAAAGTGAAATGAATGCGGTAGTCCAAAAGTCTTGTGCGCTTGCTTCTCAAACCTTTATGATCGCCATGTCCGAACAGGGATATGACACTTGTCCATTAGAAGGATTTGATAGTCGAAAAGTAAAAAACATACTAAAATTACCATGCAAAGTTCGCATAAACATGGTCATTCCTTGTGGTATCCGAATGGGTAATGAAGGTATTCGTGGAGAAAGATATCGCGTCCCTTTTGAAGAAATTTACCATCAATTATAG
- a CDS encoding cysteine desulfurase family protein, translating to MISFPIFLDNNATTKLDPLVLAAMMPYLTDNYGNAASVQHSYGWVADEAVKIARQEIATTINALPQEIVFTSGATESDNLALKGVWEAYKSKGNHIITVSTEHKAVLDSCAYIQAHGGEVTYLNVDENGQIDLDDLQKNIKSTTILIAVMFANNETGALQPIEKIGEIARANNVLFFCDATQAIGKTKIDVQNLNIDLMAMSGHKIHGPKGIGALYLRRRSPRVTILEQMNGGDHENGRRSGTLNVPGIVGMGKAFSLAMDNLDMEISRLENLRDDIENFIVQNIPNCHVNGKKNRLPHVTNISFFEPNSNQLLAAFRSKLAVSAGSACTSAKNEPSYVLEAMGLGVEAANSAIRISLSRFTSKEEIDFAKAFIVETVKGLQL from the coding sequence ATGATTTCTTTTCCTATTTTTTTGGATAATAATGCGACAACCAAGCTAGATCCTTTAGTTTTAGCGGCGATGATGCCCTATTTAACCGACAACTATGGTAATGCTGCAAGTGTGCAACATTCCTATGGTTGGGTGGCGGATGAGGCTGTAAAGATAGCTCGACAAGAAATTGCGACTACAATCAATGCCTTACCTCAAGAGATTGTATTCACTTCCGGAGCTACGGAAAGCGATAATCTGGCATTAAAAGGAGTGTGGGAAGCGTATAAATCTAAAGGAAATCATATTATAACGGTCTCGACAGAGCATAAGGCAGTCTTAGATAGTTGTGCCTACATACAGGCGCATGGTGGCGAAGTGACTTATCTGAATGTAGATGAAAATGGTCAAATAGATTTGGATGATTTACAAAAAAATATAAAGTCAACAACCATACTTATTGCCGTAATGTTTGCCAATAATGAAACTGGCGCATTACAACCCATTGAAAAAATTGGAGAAATCGCTCGCGCAAATAATGTTTTATTTTTCTGTGATGCTACCCAAGCAATAGGCAAAACTAAAATTGATGTTCAAAATTTAAATATAGATTTAATGGCGATGTCCGGACACAAAATTCACGGACCTAAAGGAATCGGTGCGCTATATTTGCGTAGACGTTCGCCTCGTGTAACTATTCTCGAACAAATGAATGGTGGTGATCATGAAAACGGTCGCAGAAGTGGTACCTTGAATGTACCTGGAATTGTAGGTATGGGAAAGGCTTTTTCTTTGGCTATGGATAATTTGGATATGGAAATTAGTCGACTAGAAAATTTGCGTGATGATATAGAAAATTTTATAGTTCAAAATATTCCTAATTGCCATGTTAATGGTAAAAAAAATAGATTGCCTCATGTAACAAATATATCTTTTTTTGAACCCAATAGTAATCAGTTATTAGCTGCGTTTCGCTCTAAATTAGCGGTGTCAGCAGGTAGTGCGTGTACTTCTGCTAAAAATGAACCAAGCTATGTACTTGAAGCGATGGGGTTGGGTGTAGAAGCTGCAAACAGTGCCATTCGAATTTCTTTGAGTAGATTTACTTCGAAGGAAGAAATTGATTTCGCCAAAGCTTTTATAGTAGAAACAGTGAAAGGTTTGCAACTATAA